The Fibrobacterota bacterium nucleotide sequence GCGACCACGGACAGCTACACCGACAAGAACACGAATCAGAAGGTCGAGAAGACCGAGTGGCACAATATCGTGATGTGGCGCGGCCTGGCCGAGGTCGCCGAGAAGTATCTGCGCAAGGGTTCGCAGGTCTACATCGAAGGCCGCTTGCAAACCCGCACCTGGGACGACCAGAACGGGCAGAAGCGGTATACCACCGAGGTCATCGCCGATCAGATGCAGATGCTCGGAAGCCCGCGCAACCGCGAAGGCGGCGAGGGCGGCGGCTTCCAACGCTCCGAGCCCGCCATGAACGCGCGCTCTGCGGGGGGATCCTTCGGCGGCGCGCCCGCCGGCGGCGCTCCCGGCGGCGGCTACAGCGCTCCGGCTTCGCTCCCGCCCCAGGCCGAGGACGATTTGCCATTCTGATGCGGAGGGCCGCCGGGCCCTTCCTTCCCGCGTACTGGCCGGCTCCGCAGGGGGCCGGCCTTTTCGTTTTCAGGCGCGCTAAGGACCCTAG carries:
- the ssb gene encoding single-stranded DNA-binding protein produces the protein MGSLNKVMLIGNLGKDPEVRAIPSGAKVANFSIATTDSYTDKNTNQKVEKTEWHNIVMWRGLAEVAEKYLRKGSQVYIEGRLQTRTWDDQNGQKRYTTEVIADQMQMLGSPRNREGGEGGGFQRSEPAMNARSAGGSFGGAPAGGAPGGGYSAPASLPPQAEDDLPF